Proteins encoded in a region of the Syntrophorhabdaceae bacterium genome:
- a CDS encoding KUP/HAK/KT family potassium transporter: MTTSRDRTPIHPATEKNASPETPEKGNQIPGPEPHGLQRIKSDLRAITKSLGLVFGDIGTSPIYTLTVIFLLLKPTVDNVMGVLSLVAWTLIILVTAEYTWLAMSLSEKGEGGTIVLRGILTRLLKAGRGTVFIAMLTFVGISLLIGDGVITPAISILSAVEGIRLIPGFQGTTKMTLILIAAAIAIVLFSFQRKGTDKVARAFGPLMLLWFIAISVSGVISIIQVPSVWHAINPIYGIKFLYHNGIAGFFVLSEVILCATGGEALYADMGHLGRKPIIRAWYFVFCALLLNYFGQGAFVIRDGGRSSNMLFGMILEQSFLLYVPFLILSIIATIIASQAMISGMFSVVYQGINTRLMPLFRVEYTSTELRSQIYIGFVNWFLLISVLFIMFQFGESNRLAAAYGLAVTGTMTLTGLMMTAIFFLRHNYPKAFASLLVTVVDIAFLVSNTYKIPHGGYWSLVIAAIPFAVILIYTGGQRRLYGQIKPLKLDIFLPSYNEIYQTYRIKGTALFFARDMKKVPAYIVHTMFMNNIVYENNIIVSITTTDQPFGVESFFKDDLAPGLKTFEIRMGYMEVVNIEHLLKKAGINEKGIFYGLEEITTRNFFWKIFSMMKRLAPPFVQFHDLPHNKLHGVITRIEI, encoded by the coding sequence ATGACGACATCTCGCGATCGGACACCCATTCATCCGGCAACGGAGAAAAATGCCTCCCCGGAGACGCCTGAAAAGGGGAATCAAATCCCGGGGCCCGAACCTCACGGCCTGCAGCGCATTAAATCGGACCTGAGGGCAATCACCAAGTCCCTCGGCCTTGTCTTCGGGGACATCGGGACCAGCCCCATTTATACCCTTACCGTTATTTTTCTCCTCCTCAAGCCCACGGTCGACAATGTCATGGGTGTGCTCTCTCTCGTGGCGTGGACCCTGATCATTCTGGTCACCGCTGAATACACGTGGCTCGCCATGAGCCTCAGCGAAAAGGGCGAGGGAGGCACGATAGTTCTGAGGGGGATACTGACGAGGCTCCTCAAAGCGGGGAGGGGCACGGTCTTTATCGCCATGCTGACCTTCGTGGGCATATCTCTGCTCATCGGCGACGGGGTAATCACCCCCGCCATCAGTATTCTTAGCGCGGTCGAGGGCATACGCCTTATCCCCGGGTTTCAGGGGACCACGAAAATGACCCTTATCCTGATCGCGGCCGCAATCGCCATCGTACTTTTTTCCTTTCAAAGAAAGGGCACCGATAAGGTTGCCCGGGCATTCGGGCCCCTCATGCTTCTGTGGTTCATCGCCATCTCCGTTTCCGGCGTGATATCGATCATACAGGTCCCGTCGGTCTGGCACGCGATCAACCCCATATATGGCATCAAGTTTCTCTACCATAACGGAATCGCCGGATTCTTTGTGCTCTCCGAGGTAATCCTCTGCGCTACCGGTGGCGAGGCCCTTTACGCGGATATGGGCCACCTGGGGAGAAAGCCGATCATCCGGGCCTGGTATTTCGTTTTTTGTGCCCTCCTCCTCAACTATTTCGGCCAGGGGGCATTCGTGATAAGAGACGGGGGGCGCTCGTCGAACATGCTTTTCGGCATGATCCTGGAGCAGTCGTTTCTTTTATACGTGCCCTTCCTCATTCTCAGCATCATTGCCACGATTATCGCTTCCCAGGCGATGATAAGCGGGATGTTTTCCGTGGTGTACCAGGGCATCAACACGCGCCTCATGCCTCTGTTCCGGGTCGAGTATACCTCCACCGAGCTGAGGTCGCAAATCTATATCGGCTTTGTAAACTGGTTCCTCCTCATCTCGGTCCTCTTCATTATGTTTCAGTTCGGAGAATCAAACCGTCTGGCCGCGGCGTACGGCCTCGCGGTTACGGGCACCATGACGCTGACGGGGCTCATGATGACCGCCATATTTTTCCTCAGGCACAATTATCCCAAAGCCTTCGCCTCATTACTCGTCACCGTCGTCGATATTGCCTTCCTTGTCTCCAATACCTATAAAATACCCCACGGGGGCTATTGGTCTCTTGTCATTGCCGCAATCCCCTTTGCCGTCATACTGATCTATACAGGCGGCCAAAGAAGGCTCTACGGGCAGATCAAACCCCTGAAGCTGGACATTTTCCTGCCAAGCTACAATGAGATATACCAGACCTACAGGATAAAAGGTACCGCCCTCTTCTTCGCCCGGGACATGAAAAAAGTGCCCGCCTATATCGTTCACACCATGTTCATGAACAATATCGTGTACGAGAACAATATCATCGTCTCCATCACGACCACGGACCAGCCCTTCGGAGTGGAGAGCTTCTTTAAAGACGATCTCGCCCCGGGGCTCAAGACATTCGAAATCCGGATGGGCTATATGGAAGTGGTCAATATCGAGCACCTTTTGAAAAAGGCGGGCATAAACGAGAAGGGGATATTCTACGGACTCGAAGAGATCACCACGAGGAATTTCTTCTGGAAAATATTCTCCATGATGAAACGGCTGGCCCCACCCTTCGTCCAGTTCCACGACCTGCCCCACAACAAGCTCCACGGGGTCATCACGAGAATCGAGATATGA